Proteins encoded together in one Anaerotignum propionicum DSM 1682 window:
- a CDS encoding HD domain-containing protein has translation MITYEEIRKDEGIRTYIRKADESLAALGYTEHSFAHVTKVAESVKYILETLGYTPHEVELGQIAGYLHDIGNLVNRVDHSQSGAVMAFRILDNLDMEPEDIATVVTAIGNHDEGTGIPVNAIAAALILADKSDVRRSRVRNEDKTSFDIHDRVNYSVRKAVLKINEEHSIIKLKLTVDTHYGSVMDYFEIFLGRMILCRKAAEMLGLNFKLMINEQSLV, from the coding sequence ATGATAACATACGAAGAAATTAGAAAAGATGAAGGAATTCGCACATATATCAGAAAGGCTGATGAATCTTTGGCGGCATTGGGTTATACGGAGCATTCATTTGCTCATGTAACCAAGGTCGCTGAGTCGGTAAAGTACATTTTGGAAACTTTGGGCTATACGCCCCATGAAGTTGAGTTAGGGCAAATTGCGGGATATTTGCACGATATCGGAAATTTGGTAAATAGGGTGGATCACTCCCAAAGTGGAGCGGTTATGGCTTTTCGAATTCTGGATAATTTAGATATGGAGCCGGAGGATATTGCCACTGTGGTCACTGCCATCGGAAATCATGACGAAGGCACGGGAATTCCCGTGAATGCCATTGCAGCAGCGCTGATTCTGGCGGATAAATCCGATGTACGCAGAAGTCGTGTAAGAAATGAGGATAAAACCTCCTTTGATATTCATGACAGAGTAAATTATTCGGTTAGAAAAGCAGTTTTGAAAATCAATGAGGAACACTCAATTATTAAACTGAAGCTGACGGTAGATACCCATTATGGCTCTGTTATGGATTACTTTGAAATCTTTTTAGGGCGTATGATTTTATGCCGAAAGGCAGCGGAAATGTTAGGCTTGAACTTTAAGTTGATGATAAATGAGCAGTCTTTGGTCTGA
- the phoU gene encoding phosphate signaling complex protein PhoU: MVRSRFDSQLEQLDVEMIKMGALCEEAINASMKAFLENDEAAAKVATEKESDIDRKERDIEALCMRLLLQQQPVARDLRLISSALKMISDMERIGDQAADIAEITAFLKNNDTKSKLHIRDMAAAAIKMVTESVDSFVNKDLKLAKSVMEYDDVLDNLFVEVKQELIDLIGKDKANGELCIDLIMIAKYLERIGDHATNIAEWVEYSITGCHVKMGMEEGNK; encoded by the coding sequence ATGGTTAGAAGTCGTTTTGATTCACAGTTAGAACAACTTGATGTAGAGATGATAAAAATGGGTGCATTATGCGAAGAGGCAATTAACGCATCAATGAAAGCTTTTTTGGAAAATGACGAAGCTGCTGCCAAGGTGGCAACGGAGAAGGAAAGCGATATTGACCGTAAAGAAAGAGACATTGAAGCTTTATGTATGCGTCTTTTGCTTCAGCAGCAGCCTGTTGCAAGGGATTTGCGATTGATTTCTTCCGCACTGAAAATGATTTCTGATATGGAGCGTATTGGTGATCAGGCGGCGGATATTGCAGAAATTACTGCTTTCTTAAAAAATAATGACACGAAAAGCAAATTGCACATTCGGGATATGGCGGCAGCAGCTATAAAAATGGTAACGGAAAGTGTTGATTCCTTTGTAAACAAGGATTTAAAGCTTGCCAAAAGCGTTATGGAATATGATGATGTTTTAGATAATCTATTTGTTGAAGTAAAACAAGAATTGATTGACTTAATTGGCAAGGATAAGGCCAATGGTGAATTATGCATTGATTTAATTATGATTGCAAAATATCTGGAACGTATTGGTGACCATGCAACAAATATTGCTGAATGGGTTGAATACTCCATAACCGGATGTCATGTAAAAATGGGAATGGAAGAAGGGAATAAATGA
- the nadA gene encoding quinolinate synthase NadA has translation MKLNEEIKKLKEKNDVTILAHYYVSGDVQDIADYVGDSYYLSKVATEVSQKTILFCGVKFMGESAKILNPEKRVVMVDESADCPMAHMIDEETIQSIKAKHDDIAVVCYINSSAAIKALSDVCVTSSNAFKIVSSLPEKNILFIPDNNLGTYLSTKIKEKNFIFHQGYCPVHQDIHMEDVIRAKEEHPKVKVLAHPECRIEVLNLADFIGSTSEIIDYATKSSDESFIIATEDGILHQLGNKNPNKTFYLVNENQQCFGMKLNTLSKVYGILNSMENEILLDEDLRQKAKVPLTKMHELAQ, from the coding sequence ATGAAGTTGAACGAAGAAATTAAAAAGCTGAAGGAAAAGAATGATGTGACGATTTTGGCGCATTATTACGTAAGCGGAGACGTACAGGATATTGCAGATTATGTGGGCGATTCTTACTATTTAAGCAAGGTTGCAACTGAGGTTTCACAAAAAACCATATTATTCTGCGGTGTCAAATTTATGGGAGAAAGCGCAAAAATTTTAAATCCGGAAAAGCGTGTTGTAATGGTGGATGAGTCAGCGGATTGTCCTATGGCGCATATGATTGATGAAGAAACAATACAGAGTATAAAAGCAAAGCATGATGATATTGCTGTTGTTTGTTATATTAATTCCAGTGCTGCGATTAAAGCTCTCTCGGATGTATGCGTAACTTCATCCAATGCATTTAAAATTGTATCGAGTTTACCAGAGAAAAACATTTTGTTTATTCCGGATAATAATCTGGGGACATACTTATCTACAAAGATCAAAGAGAAAAATTTTATTTTTCATCAAGGTTACTGTCCTGTTCATCAAGATATACATATGGAAGATGTGATAAGGGCGAAAGAAGAGCACCCAAAGGTTAAAGTTTTAGCTCACCCAGAATGCAGAATTGAGGTACTAAACTTAGCGGATTTTATAGGAAGCACATCTGAGATTATTGATTATGCTACAAAAAGCAGTGATGAAAGTTTTATTATAGCTACGGAGGATGGGATTTTACATCAGCTTGGCAACAAAAATCCCAATAAGACTTTTTATCTTGTGAATGAAAATCAGCAGTGCTTTGGTATGAAGCTGAATACACTTTCTAAGGTTTATGGGATTTTGAATTCCATGGAAAATGAAATATTATTAGATGAAGATTTAAGGCAAAAAGCAAAAGTTCCTTTAACAAAAATGCATGAATTGGCTCAATGA
- a CDS encoding response regulator transcription factor → MIYLVEDDNSIRELVAYTLHSAGFVAEGFEKPSAFWAAIEKEIPSLILLDLMLPEEDGISILKKLRASSKTKKVPIILLTAKGSEFDKVIGLDNGADDYVAKPFGMMELLARVKALLRRAEGEEESSEHTLGGLSVSQARHEVTVDGKEVILTLKEFELLSLLIENKGKVLTRDQLLNSIWGYGFDGENRTIDVHIRTLRQKLGDWGQNIETVRGVGYKIGGSL, encoded by the coding sequence TTGATTTATTTGGTTGAGGATGACAACAGTATACGAGAACTTGTGGCTTATACTTTACACAGTGCGGGCTTTGTTGCGGAAGGCTTTGAGAAACCCTCCGCTTTTTGGGCTGCAATAGAAAAGGAAATACCCTCTCTCATCTTACTGGATTTGATGTTGCCAGAGGAAGATGGAATCAGTATTTTGAAAAAGCTCCGGGCTTCTTCAAAGACAAAAAAAGTACCAATTATATTGTTGACAGCAAAAGGAAGCGAATTTGATAAGGTAATTGGACTTGACAACGGTGCAGATGATTACGTTGCCAAGCCTTTTGGCATGATGGAGCTTCTTGCCCGAGTGAAAGCTCTTTTACGTCGTGCAGAGGGGGAAGAGGAATCTTCAGAGCATACCCTGGGAGGGTTATCTGTCAGCCAAGCCCGCCACGAAGTAACGGTAGATGGAAAAGAGGTAATCTTAACACTTAAGGAATTTGAGCTTCTGAGCTTGCTGATAGAAAACAAAGGGAAGGTACTGACACGAGATCAATTGTTGAACAGTATTTGGGGATATGGATTTGATGGAGAAAACCGAACGATTGATGTGCATATACGGACCCTTCGCCAAAAATTAGGCGATTGGGGACAAAATATTGAAACGGTGCGGGGCGTTGGATATAAGATTGGAGGCAGTCTGTGA
- a CDS encoding 4Fe-4S dicluster domain-containing protein yields the protein MKGFESNVQYIKYLVNKEVAQRFFHGTLDKSINSYREIAEAIIPGPKAMFRCCIYKERHIIEERVRLVLEPSKDNRVINVLSSACDECPIDRFVVTEACRGCLGHKCQEVCPRNAITIVNHRSYINQALCIECGRCKQACPFNAISEVKRPCIRSCAVGAVQINEEKKAFIDHEKCISCGACVYQCPFGAIVDKPFVLNVLDLIQHSWNNTNYHVYAIVAPAIASQFPAVKLGQVFAAIKELGFYDVIEAAIGGDMVAVAEAKEFEETIDEKGWKTTSCCPAFVDYVRRNYPQFMDHVSTTVSPMIALARAIREKDNKAKVVFIGPCIAKKVEIKQEDLVGAVDYVITFEELMATFDAKGFDLKEFEERNAGEPSYFGRIFGRTGGVAESVVKVAAMEGIEKEIKPIHCNGIDECIKNMKLASFGKLNANLLEGMACKNGCTGGSASLTHDQKGIELLNRYGKEATTESPFEGMNGYDLSVVNMEREFHLKEK from the coding sequence ATGAAGGGTTTTGAAAGCAATGTTCAATATATCAAATACTTAGTAAACAAAGAAGTAGCGCAACGCTTTTTTCATGGTACGCTGGATAAATCAATCAATTCATACAGAGAAATTGCAGAGGCCATAATTCCCGGTCCCAAGGCAATGTTTCGCTGTTGCATTTATAAAGAAAGACATATTATAGAAGAACGTGTGCGATTGGTTTTGGAGCCTTCTAAGGATAATCGGGTTATTAACGTATTGAGCTCAGCTTGTGACGAATGTCCTATTGACCGCTTTGTTGTAACAGAAGCATGTCGAGGCTGTTTGGGGCATAAATGTCAAGAGGTCTGTCCAAGGAATGCCATCACCATCGTAAATCATCGTTCTTATATTAATCAAGCTCTTTGCATTGAATGTGGACGCTGTAAGCAGGCTTGCCCCTTTAATGCCATCAGTGAGGTTAAAAGGCCTTGCATTCGTTCCTGTGCAGTGGGGGCAGTGCAAATCAATGAAGAGAAAAAAGCGTTTATTGACCACGAGAAATGTATTTCCTGCGGTGCCTGTGTGTATCAGTGTCCCTTTGGAGCAATTGTGGATAAACCCTTTGTTTTAAATGTTTTGGATTTAATTCAACACTCTTGGAACAATACAAACTATCATGTGTATGCAATTGTGGCACCTGCCATTGCCAGTCAGTTTCCTGCGGTGAAGCTGGGCCAGGTTTTTGCAGCCATAAAGGAATTAGGTTTTTACGATGTCATCGAAGCAGCAATCGGCGGTGACATGGTAGCTGTTGCAGAAGCCAAGGAGTTTGAAGAAACCATTGATGAAAAGGGATGGAAAACAACCTCTTGCTGCCCTGCCTTTGTGGATTATGTTCGTAGAAATTATCCGCAATTTATGGATCACGTTTCCACAACAGTATCTCCTATGATTGCCCTTGCTAGAGCAATCCGGGAAAAGGATAATAAAGCGAAGGTTGTGTTTATTGGTCCTTGTATTGCGAAAAAGGTTGAAATTAAACAAGAGGACTTGGTGGGTGCTGTTGATTATGTTATTACCTTTGAAGAGTTAATGGCAACCTTTGATGCAAAAGGCTTTGATTTGAAAGAGTTCGAAGAAAGAAATGCCGGTGAACCATCATACTTTGGACGTATTTTCGGGAGAACGGGAGGCGTTGCCGAAAGCGTTGTAAAGGTTGCAGCGATGGAAGGGATTGAAAAAGAAATCAAACCAATTCATTGTAACGGTATTGATGAATGTATTAAAAATATGAAGCTGGCTTCCTTCGGTAAGCTGAATGCCAATCTATTGGAGGGTATGGCGTGTAAGAATGGCTGTACCGGGGGTTCTGCATCCTTAACCCACGATCAAAAGGGTATTGAGCTTTTGAATCGCTATGGCAAGGAAGCAACCACAGAAAGTCCTTTCGAGGGTATGAACGGTTATGATTTGAGTGTAGTTAATATGGAAAGAGAATTTCATTTGAAAGAGAAATAA
- a CDS encoding ECF transporter S component — translation MKTKQLVLTAVLLAMCIVFQSMKGISVYLTGSAVNTILVMATLAVGTSSGIFIAVMSPIIAYFMGFTPIMQLVPLMIFVVMIGNLTLVLLAGRGRKEKLPAWLALGAILKAAVLWLLVWYAVLPFFGGAIPEKMVGVVKTTFSMTQFITAAIGCAIAFVIHTRVKHLYVTE, via the coding sequence ATGAAAACAAAACAATTGGTTCTAACCGCAGTATTATTGGCAATGTGCATTGTTTTCCAAAGTATGAAAGGAATTTCTGTTTATCTGACTGGCTCTGCGGTGAATACAATATTGGTTATGGCAACTTTGGCAGTTGGAACTTCAAGCGGCATTTTTATTGCGGTAATGAGTCCCATAATTGCTTATTTCATGGGTTTTACACCCATTATGCAATTGGTTCCCCTCATGATATTTGTAGTTATGATTGGTAATTTAACTTTGGTTTTACTGGCTGGAAGAGGAAGAAAAGAGAAGCTTCCTGCTTGGCTTGCCCTTGGCGCTATTTTAAAGGCTGCTGTATTGTGGCTTTTGGTTTGGTATGCAGTGCTTCCCTTCTTTGGTGGGGCTATACCTGAGAAGATGGTGGGAGTTGTGAAGACAACGTTCTCAATGACTCAGTTTATAACAGCGGCTATTGGATGTGCCATTGCCTTTGTGATCCATACCAGAGTAAAGCATTTATATGTGACAGAATAG
- a CDS encoding ATP-binding protein codes for MTKRIFRAIFGVAMVMMLSVVVLVLGMMYSYFSVQQQEDLRNQAVYIGAGVQKGGLAYLEQMQNPTDRITWIDGNGVVLFDSKANPNDMENHKERYEVSSALTNGEGFSQRYSRTLSEKTVYFALRLQDGTVIRISTLTTTPLALFFTMTQPLLLILVAAIVLSVLLAFQTAKKITKPINDVDLEQPELAVVYDELTPLLRRIAVQNKQIHRQMRELKCQKQEFDTITSNMQEGLLVLDAQGDVLSYNMGALHLMGINAPRGHISVFQLNRSEGFRRSVESALSGNHWEEKIQIGGRCCQLFANPVVQEDDLAGAILLFFDVTEREEGEKIRREFTANVSHELKTPLTSISGFAEIMKNGMVQGEDVPRFAEKIYDEAQRLIQLVQDIIKLSKLDEKQNGMEKETVDLADLIQQVVKRLEPVAENKGVIFSVSTVPVIFNGVKQVLQEMIYNLCDNAIQYNYENGKVSISLEDNEKEVAITVADTGMGIATVNQSRVFERFYRVNESRSKETEGTGLGLSIVKHGAILHNGKINLKSELKKGTTITLVLPK; via the coding sequence GTGACAAAACGCATTTTTCGAGCTATATTTGGAGTAGCTATGGTTATGATGTTGTCTGTTGTTGTGCTGGTATTGGGCATGATGTATTCTTATTTTTCAGTACAGCAGCAGGAAGATTTGCGCAATCAGGCAGTATACATTGGTGCAGGAGTTCAAAAGGGTGGATTGGCATATCTTGAGCAGATGCAAAATCCTACTGATCGAATCACATGGATTGATGGGAATGGCGTTGTTCTGTTTGACTCTAAGGCAAACCCAAACGATATGGAAAATCATAAGGAACGCTACGAAGTATCCTCTGCACTTACAAATGGAGAGGGATTCAGTCAACGATATTCAAGAACCCTTTCTGAGAAAACGGTATATTTTGCTCTGCGTTTGCAGGATGGAACCGTTATTCGCATCTCTACTTTAACAACTACACCTCTTGCCTTATTTTTCACCATGACACAGCCATTACTTCTCATTTTAGTTGCTGCAATTGTACTTTCTGTATTATTGGCTTTCCAAACTGCAAAAAAAATTACGAAACCAATCAATGATGTTGATTTGGAGCAGCCTGAGCTGGCAGTTGTTTATGATGAATTGACGCCGCTACTGAGGCGAATTGCTGTACAAAATAAGCAAATTCATCGGCAGATGCGGGAGTTAAAGTGCCAAAAACAGGAGTTTGATACAATAACCTCAAATATGCAGGAAGGACTTTTGGTTTTGGATGCCCAAGGAGATGTATTATCCTATAATATGGGTGCACTCCACCTTATGGGGATAAATGCGCCCAGAGGACATATAAGTGTGTTTCAGCTAAACCGCAGTGAAGGTTTTCGTCGTTCTGTTGAATCAGCACTATCAGGCAATCACTGGGAAGAGAAAATCCAGATAGGCGGCAGGTGCTGTCAACTGTTTGCCAATCCAGTGGTACAGGAAGATGACCTTGCAGGAGCAATTTTACTTTTTTTTGATGTGACTGAGCGGGAAGAGGGGGAAAAAATTCGCAGAGAATTTACAGCAAATGTTTCTCATGAGTTAAAAACACCGCTGACCTCAATATCTGGTTTTGCAGAAATTATGAAAAACGGGATGGTACAAGGGGAAGATGTGCCTAGATTTGCGGAAAAAATTTACGATGAGGCCCAAAGGTTGATTCAGTTAGTTCAAGACATTATAAAGCTTTCTAAATTGGACGAGAAACAAAATGGAATGGAAAAGGAGACTGTGGATTTAGCGGATTTAATACAACAGGTTGTAAAGCGATTGGAGCCAGTTGCTGAGAATAAAGGCGTAATATTCTCTGTATCCACTGTACCTGTCATTTTTAACGGAGTGAAACAGGTATTGCAGGAAATGATTTATAATCTTTGCGATAATGCAATTCAATATAACTATGAAAATGGAAAGGTTTCTATTTCTCTGGAAGATAATGAGAAAGAAGTTGCGATTACTGTTGCCGATACGGGTATGGGGATTGCTACGGTTAATCAATCTCGAGTGTTTGAGCGTTTCTATCGGGTGAATGAAAGCCGTTCCAAGGAAACTGAAGGAACAGGATTAGGACTTTCTATTGTGAAACATGGTGCAATTTTGCATAATGGAAAAATCAATCTAAAAAGTGAGCTAAAAAAGGGCACGACAATTACACTTGTTTTACCCAAATGA
- a CDS encoding L-aspartate oxidase, whose translation MKEADVVIVGSGAAGLYCALNIPDHYKIIVITKKQPEDSDSFLAQGGISVLRDNDDYDAYFEDTLKAGRYKNNKDSVEILIRSSRSVIEDLVRLGVNFDQDGSDFSYTREGAHSVNRILHHKDVTGKEITEKLLEQVRHKSNITIVPFVTMIDILEKNHTCTGVVLKDQANTISTISARAVVWATGGIGGLFEHSTNMNHITGDAIAIAVKHNVKLIDMNYVQIHPTTLFSKGEGRSFLISEAVRGEGAILLNKDGQRFVDELLPRDVVSAAIYEQMKKDGTDYVYLSMQHMTGEKIRERFPNIYEKCLEEGYHLETDLLPVTPAQHYFMGGVQINEDGKTSMKNLFAVGETSCNGVHGANRLASNSLLEALVFSKRAAFMIGEGLKSGALENGAEIIDYTQYKNTEALEKEYHLLVWNEISKGSVEYAGLCKHEG comes from the coding sequence ATAAAGGAAGCTGATGTTGTTATTGTTGGAAGCGGTGCAGCAGGATTGTATTGTGCTTTGAATATTCCGGATCATTATAAAATTATAGTGATTACAAAGAAGCAGCCGGAGGATAGCGATTCGTTTTTAGCCCAAGGAGGCATTTCTGTCCTAAGGGATAATGATGATTATGATGCATATTTTGAAGATACGTTAAAGGCCGGAAGATATAAAAACAACAAAGATTCAGTTGAGATTCTCATTCGCTCATCTCGCAGTGTCATAGAAGATTTGGTCAGGCTGGGCGTAAATTTTGACCAAGATGGCAGTGATTTTTCTTATACAAGAGAGGGGGCTCACTCCGTCAATAGAATTTTGCACCATAAGGATGTTACCGGTAAGGAAATTACTGAGAAACTACTGGAGCAGGTGAGACACAAAAGCAACATTACAATCGTTCCTTTTGTAACGATGATTGATATTTTGGAGAAGAATCATACATGTACAGGTGTGGTTTTAAAGGACCAAGCAAATACCATTTCTACCATATCCGCCCGAGCGGTAGTTTGGGCAACAGGGGGGATTGGCGGTTTATTTGAGCACTCTACCAATATGAACCATATTACGGGAGATGCTATCGCCATTGCGGTAAAACACAATGTGAAATTAATTGATATGAATTATGTGCAAATTCATCCCACAACCCTATTTTCCAAAGGAGAAGGCAGAAGCTTTTTGATTTCTGAGGCTGTTAGAGGCGAGGGTGCCATACTTTTGAACAAGGATGGACAACGTTTTGTGGATGAATTATTGCCTAGAGATGTTGTAAGTGCGGCAATTTATGAACAAATGAAAAAGGATGGAACGGATTACGTTTATCTATCTATGCAACATATGACTGGGGAAAAGATCAGAGAAAGATTTCCTAATATTTATGAAAAGTGTTTGGAAGAAGGGTATCATTTAGAGACGGATCTTCTTCCGGTTACTCCTGCGCAGCATTATTTTATGGGTGGCGTTCAAATTAATGAGGATGGCAAGACCTCAATGAAGAATTTATTCGCAGTTGGGGAGACAAGCTGTAACGGTGTTCACGGTGCTAACCGCTTGGCTAGCAATTCTCTTTTGGAGGCATTGGTTTTCTCAAAAAGAGCGGCTTTTATGATTGGCGAAGGTCTTAAAAGTGGGGCATTAGAGAATGGAGCAGAAATAATCGACTATACGCAATATAAAAATACAGAAGCCTTGGAAAAGGAATATCACTTATTGGTTTGGAATGAAATAAGCAAAGGAAGTGTTGAATATGCTGGACTGTGTAAGCATGAAGGTTAA